The following coding sequences lie in one Plasmodium sp. gorilla clade G2 genome assembly, chromosome: 11 genomic window:
- a CDS encoding casein kinase 1, whose translation MEIRVANKYALGKKLGSGSFGDIYVAKDIVTMEEFAVKLESTRSKHPQLLYESKLYKILGGGIGVPKVYWYGIEGDFTIMVLDLLGPSLEDLFTLCNRKFSLKTVLMTADQMLNRIEYVHSKNFIHRDIKPDNFLIGRGKKVTLIHIIDFGLAKKYRDSRSHTHIPYKEGKNLTGTARYASINTHLGIEQSRRDDIEALGYVLMYFLRGSLPWQGLKAISKKDKYDKIMEKKISTSVEVLCRNASFEFVTYLNYCRSLRFEDRPDYTYLRRLLKDLFIREGFTYDFLFDWTCVYASEKDKKKMLENKNRFDQTADQEGRVKQN comes from the exons atggaaattaGAGTGGCAAATAAATATGCTTTAGGCAAAAAATTAGGGAGTGGTTCCTTTGGTGATATATATGTTG cCAAGGATATTGTAACGATGGAAGAATTTGCTGTTAAATTA gaATCAACAAGATCAAAACATCCCCAACTATTGTATGAgtcaaaattatataaaatattaggAGGAGGAA ttGGTGTACCAAAAGTATATTGGTATGGTATAGAAGGGGATTTTACTATCATGGTTCTTGATTTATTAGGCCCATCACTTGAAGACTTATTTACCTTATGTAATAGAAAATTTTCTTTAAAGACTGTCCTTATGACAGCAGATCAAATG TTAAATAGAATTGAATATGTCCattcaaaaaattttatacataGAGATATTAAACCAGATAATTTCTTAATAG gACGAGGAAAAAAAGTTACcttaattcatattattgaTTTTGGATtagcaaaaaaatatagagatTCAAGATCACATACTCATATTCCATATAAAGAAGGAAAAAATTTAACAGGAACAGCAAGATATGCAAGTATAAATACACACTTAGGAATTGAACAATCTCGTAGGGATGATATTGAAGCCCTTGGATATGTTCTCATGTATTTTCTAAGAGGAAGTTTACCATGGCAAGGTCTAAAAGCTATATCTAAGAaggataaatatgataaaattatggaaaaaaaaatatcaacaTCAGTAGAAGTTTTGTGTAGAAATGCAAGCt tCGAATTTGtaacatatttaaattattgtcGATCATTAAGATTTGAAGATAGACCCgattatacatatttgaGAAGACTTTTAAAGGACTTGTTTATAAG agaGGGATTTACTTATGACTTTTTATTTGACTGGACATGTGTATATGCATCCGAAAAGGATAAGAAGAAAAtgttagaaaataaaaaccGTTTTGATCAAACAGCTGATCAAGAAGGAAGAGTGAAgcaaaattaa